Proteins co-encoded in one Malus sylvestris chromosome 9, drMalSylv7.2, whole genome shotgun sequence genomic window:
- the LOC126581860 gene encoding uncharacterized protein LOC126581860: protein MSVEVLDGATIVNFVEDEEAFSLSIRDRFAHLDTNHDGLLSYAEMLKELQSLRVFETHYGIDVKPDPEEIAHVYDSLFLQFDHDSNGAVDLEEFKAETKRMMLAMANGMGFLPVQMVLEEDSYLKKAVEKEYSSTKVKQLIN from the coding sequence ATGAGTGTAGAAGTGTTGGACGGTGCCACCATTGTCAACTTTGTGGAAGATGAAGAAGCATTCAGCCTCTCAATTCGCGACCGTTTTGCTCATCTCGACACCAACCACGATGGTCTGCTTTCTTATGCAGAAATGCTGAAGGAGCTTCAGTCTCTGAGGGTCTTTGAGACCCACTATGGCATTGATGTGAAGCCAGACCCCGAAGAGATTGCTCATGTCTACGACTCGCTGTTCCTGCAGTTCGATCATGACTCGAACGGGGCGGTTGATTTGGAGGAGTTCAAGGCTGAAACCAAGCGGATGATGCTTGCTATGGCCAATGGGATGGGGTTCTTGCCAGTTCAAATGGTGTTGGAAGAAGATAGCTACTTGAAGAAAGCAGTGGAAAAAGAGTACTCCAGTACCAAAGTTAAGCAGCTGATTAATTAA
- the LOC126581866 gene encoding glycine-rich protein-like: MVSKTSIYFGLLLAIVLLISFEVAANAAETTTNPSGVGDAKYGGGYQEDGRGGYNRKQADGGNNRKQTDGRGGYNGVGR, from the exons ATGGTTTCCAAGACTTCCATTtactttggtcttttgcttgccATTGTCCTTCTCATTTCCTTTGAAGTGGCCGCAAATG CTGCGGAGACTACTACAAATCCCAGTGGTGTAGGTGACGCCAAGTATGGTGGCGGGTACCAAGAAGATGGGCGAGGTGGGTATAATCGCAAGCAAGCAGATGGTGGGAATAATCGCAAGCAAACAGATGGGCGAGGTGGCTATAATGGAGTAGGCCGTTGA
- the LOC126581863 gene encoding glycine-rich protein-like — translation MVSKTFIYFGLLLAIVLLISSEVAANAAKTTTNPNGVGDAKYGGGYQGDPRRGGYGGNPSHGGYGGNPGRGGNGGGGRGGRCYYGCCRWSYNGRECLRCCNHAGQAVDAQPHN, via the exons ATGGTTTCCAAGACTTTCATTtactttggtcttttgcttgccATTGTCCTTCTCATTTCCTCTGAAGTGGCCGCAAATG CTGCGAAGACTACTACAAATCCCAATGGTGTAGGTGACGCCAAGTATGGTGGCGGGTACCAAGGAGATCCTAGGCGAGGTGGGTATGGTGGCAACCCAAGTCATGGGGGATATGGCGGTAACCCTGGTCGTGGCGGAAATGGAGGAGGAGGCCGTGGAGGGCGTTGCTACTATGGTTGTTGCAGATGGAGTTACAATGGAAGAGAGTGCCTAAGGTGCTGCAATCATGCTGGTCAGGCTGTTGATGCACAACCTCACAACTAG